From the genome of Desulfovibrio sp. JY:
CAGTGTCCATGTCGGCCTGGCGCACGTCCATGCCGAGCGCCAGCCCCTTGTAGCGCTGGCCGCCCTTCACTTCGAAAAGGCCGATGAGTTTGGGCACGAGACTGACGGGCAACCCGTCCACACAAAAAAAGCCCAGGTCCTCGAAGACCCGCAAGGCGGTGGACTTGCCGGACCCTGAGAGCCCGGTCAGGATGACGATGGTCAGTTCCGCAGGCGTGTCTTCCATGGCGCATGGCCCCCCGGCCCCGATATGACACACTCCCCGCGCGCCGGCGCGACGGCCGGTGCGCGGGGAGGTGACGTTTCGTGTTGCTTCAGGCGGCGGCCGTGAGCACCTGCCACAGGGCGGCGTCGTTTTCGGCGCTCATGAAGGCGTGCCGGAAGGATTCGTCGGACAGCAGGCGGGAGATGTGGGCCAGGATGCGCAGGTGCAGGCCCGCCACGTGCTCCGGGGCAAGGACGAGAAAGAAGATGCGGCAGGGCTTGAAATCCAGCGCATCGAAGTTGACGCCCTTGAGGCTGCGGCCGACGACAATGACGATCTGCTCGAGGTTCTCCATCTTGCCATGGGGAATGGCGACGCCGTCGCCGATCCCCGTGGTGCCGAGGTTCTCCCGGTCAAGCAGCACCTGGCGCGCCCGGACATCGTCGAAATCGGGCCATCTGGCCTTCATCGGGGCGATCAGTTCGGCCAGCACGTCGGGTTTGGACTCGGACACAAGTTCCCCGATGACGAAATCGGGTTGGAGATAATCCTCAAGACGCATTTATGCTCCCGTTCCAGGATCAATGAGGCCGAAGTCGCCGTTGCGCAGACGGTAGATGACATTGGGCCGGTCGGTTTCGGAGTTGATGAACACCATGAACTCGTATTTGAGGCTTTCAAGCTGCATGGCCGCCTCTTCCACGGCCATGGGCTTGGGCTCGTAGTCGTCGGTCTGGACGATGGTGGGCGTCCGCGCCCCGGCGGCATCCTCGCTGATGCTGATGACCTGGGTATGGACGACCTCGGCCTTCTGGCGGCGGCGGTCCTTTTGCTTCTCGCGGAACTTCTTGGCCTGCGCCTCGACTTTGTCAAGGATCAAGTCGATGGTGGAGTACATGTCCTCGGAGGCTTCGTGGGCCGAGATGTGCATGTTGTCGGCCAGGAAGATGACGTCGGCCATCTGGCGGGTTTTTTCCACGGCCAAATTGACCTGCAACTCCGAGGCGTCGGTGGCGACGGTATATTTGGCGAGCTTCTCAAAACGCTTGCGGGCGTAGTCGCGCAAATGATCCGAGGGCTCGAAGTTCTTGAAATTAAAGGTAATGTTCATATAGTCCTCCGGGTGGCATGGTATTGAGCCGGGGTCCCGGCCCGAAGCATCAGAAAATTTCCTTGCGCTTGGACGAGGATTCGATGCCCATGGCCGTGCGATATTTGGCCACGGTACGGCGGGCGATGTTGATTTGCAGCTCTTCCTTGAGCATGTCGGCAATGGCCTCGTCGCTGATGGGTTTCTTGGCGTTCTCGCCGGCGATGATGCGCTTGATCATGGCCTTAACCGATTCCGACCCTACCGTCCCACCGTCGTCGAGGTCCAGGGAACTGTTGAAAAAAAACTTCAGTTCGTAAATGCCGTGAGGCGTGGCCACGTATTTGTTGGACGTGATGCGGCTGACCGTGGATTCGTGCATGCTGATGTCGTCGGCCACGTCTTTCAGGATCAACGGCCGCAGCCGCGTCACGCCGTGCTCGAAAAACTCCCGCTGGAACTTGAGTATGCTCTCCAGGACCTTGTAGAGCGTGCGCTGGCGCTGATAAAGGCTTTTCATCAGCCACATGGCCGAGCGCATCTTGTCTTGCAGGTAATCCTTATCCTTGTCCGCCTTCGGATTGAGCCCTTCCATGTAGGTCATGTTGACGTTGAGCCGGGGCATGCCCTCTTCGTTTAACAGTATGACGAAGTCCTCGCCGTACTTGTAGACAAAGGCGTCGGGGCTCACATAGATGGGGTCGCCCGAACCATAGCTGGCCCCGGGCATGGGATTGAGCGTCTGGATCAGCTCCAGGTATTCCTTGAGCTTCTCCATGGTGATGTGAAATTTTTTGGCCAGCGGCTTGTAGCGCTTTTTTTCCAGGTCCTCGAGGTGGTCGCGCACGAGCTCGATAAGGATGGTGTCCTCGTAGCCGAAGACCTCGATCTGGGTCAGCAGGCATTCGCTGGGGGTGCGGGCGGCCACGCCCACCGGATCGAAGCGCTGGAGACGGTGCAGCACCTCCTCCACCGCCTCGACGCTCGTGGTGGCCATCTGGGCCAGCTCCTCGAGGGAGGCGCAGAGATAGCCCGAGGAATTGAGGCTGCCGACGATGGTCTCGCCGATCTCGAGTTGCTTCGGCGTAAAATTGGACAGGCGCATCTGCCAGCCGATATGCCCTTCCAGGGAGGGCTTGGAGGCAAGCCTTGCGTCGAAGGCCATGCCCTCCTCGGGGATTTCGGATTCGCGGGACTGGGCTTGCCGGCCGGTGCTGGCGAAATCGCCGAGGTAGTCGTCCCACTCGGCGTTTTTCAGCAGCTCCTTTTCCATGGCCACTTCGCTGCTGTCGCCGCTTGGACCGAGGTTGTCCTCGGCCATCGTGGATTCGGGCTGCCGATCTTCGTCTATGGATTCCTCGAGAAGGGGATTTTCCAGAAGTTCCTGCTGCACGCTCTCCAGGAGCTCCAGCCGGGACAGCTGCAGGAGCTTGATGGCTTGCTGCAGTTGGGGAGTCATCACCAACTGCTGGGACAATTTGAGCTGCTGTCGCAGTTCCAGGGCCATGTCTACCGCCGTACGCGCTTTTTTATGGGTTTTCGTGTCGGCGGTGTCCGGCGCGTGTCCGGCCCCCGCCCAACAAAAAACATGCCACAATCAAAGGATCGTGGCAATCCGCCCGTCTTACCGTTCCCGCAGGAACCAGTCGTACGCGGCCGCAAGCCGTCCGGAAGCGTTCAGGATAAACCGGATGGCCTCGCGCACCGCGCCCTGCCCGCCGTTCCGGGTCGTCATCCAAAGGGCGAGGTCGGCAATTTCCGGTTGGGCGTCGGCCACGGCCATGGGCAGGCCGACAAGCCCCATGGGGCCGGCGTCCACCCAGTCGTCGCCGAGGTAGGCCGTTTGCCCCGGAGTGATGCCGGTACGCTCCCATATGGCGCGCAGAATCGGCACCTTGCGGTAATGGCCGGGATGGTATTCGGCGATGCCGAGCTCTTTTATGCGGGCGGCCACGGCCGGGCTGTCCAGGCCGCTTATGACCGCCACGGCGATGCCGGCGATCTGGGCCGCCTTGATGCCGAGCCCGTCCTGGGCATGAAACCGCTTGGCGATCTCCCCCCGGCCGTCGACGTAGAGCCCGCCGTCGGTCAGAACCCCGTCCACATCCAGCACGAGCAGGGCGATATCCCCGGCCCTGGACGCGGCAAGCGTGGCGTCGTGCGTCACATCGCGCCTCCTCTGTTTTTTTCCCTGGCGCCCGGGCCTGGCCAAGCCAATCCGCCCGTTTTGCTTTGTTTGCCGGTCGGTCCAGGCGGGCCGCACCGAAAAACGCAAGCCTCCCCGCGCGGCAAACAAGGCGTCCTTGGCGGTTACCATCCGCCAGGACCACAACCGGGATTCCCCTTTGAAAGTTTTTGAAGGGAGTCCAGAGGGAAACTTTTTGAAAAAAGTTTCCCTCTGGCCGCCGGAGGCGCACGCGCGGCTTACTTCCCCTGCTGGCGCTTGGCCGCCATCACGAACTCCCGAAAGAGCGGATGGGGCTTCATGGGGCTGCTTTTGAATTCCGGATGGAACTGGCAGCCGAGGAACCAGGGATGCTCGGGCAGCTCCACCATTTCCACAAGTTCCCCGTCCGGGGACAGGCCGCTTAAAACCATTCCGCTCTCTTCGAACGCGGCGGCGTAGGCCTTGTTGAACTCGTAGCGATGGCGATGGCGCTCGGAAATCTCGCCGGCGCCGTAGGCCTCGGCGGCGTTGGTGTCGGGCTTGACCACGCAGGGGTACGCGCCCAGGCGCATGGTGCCGCCCTTGTCGCAGGAAGGGTCGCGGCGTTCGATTTTTTTCGTGCGGAAGTCGTACCATTCCCGCATGAGGTAGATGACGGGATCGCTGGTGGTCAGGTCGAATTCCTCGGAATTGGCTCCGGCAAGCCCCAGCACGTGGCGGGCGTATTCGATGACCGCGCACTGCATGCCGAGACAAATGCCGAAAAAGGGGATGCCCTGGACACGCGCGTATTCGATGGCCGCGATCTTGCCCTCGACCCCGCGCGAGCCGAAGCCGCCCGGGACCAGGATGCCGTCGATGCCCTTAAAATGCCCGGCCGCGTTTTCCCGGGTGACGTCCTCGGAATTGACGTACACGAAACGAATCGACACGCCGGCGAGGCCGCCCGCGTGCACCAGCGCCTCGTGCAGGCTCTTGTATGCCTCCTTGAGGTCCACGTACTTGCCGACGATGGCGATGGACACCGTGCCGGCGGGGTTGTCCAGGCGGTGGACCATGGCGCGCCAGGCGCCCAGGTCGGCGTTTTTCGCGGGCAGGCGCAGCAGTATGGCGATCTTCTGGTCCACGCCTTCGTTGTAGAGATTGAGCGGCAGCTCGTAGATGTCCTTCACGTCCACGGCCGTAAACACGGCGTCGGCGTCCACGTCGCAAAAAAGCGCTATCTTTTCCTTGAGGTCCCGCGTCAGGTCCACTTCGCTGCGGCAGATGATGATGTCGGGCTGAATGCCTATGGAGCGCAGTTCCTTGACGCTGTGCTGGGTGGGCTTGGTCTTCACCTCGCCGGCCACGCGCAAATACGGCACGAGCGTCAGATGGATATAAAGGACGTTTTCCCGGCCGAGGTCCATGCGCAGCTGGCGGATGGCCTCCAGAAACGGCTGGCCCTCGATGTCGCCCACCGTGCCGCCGATCTCGATGATGGCCACGTCCTCGTCGCCGGCGACGCCGAGGATGGCCCGCTTGATCTCGTCGGTGATGTGCGGGATCACCTGCACCGTGCCGCCCAGATAGTCGCCCCGGCGCTCCTTCTGGATGACGCTGAAATAGACCCGGCCCGAGGTGTAGTTGTTGTTCTGGCTCATGGGCACGCCGAGAAAGCGCTCGTAATGCCCGAGGTCGAGGTCGGTTTCGGCCCCGTCGTCGGTGACGTACACCTCGCCGTGCTGGAAGGGGTTCATGGTGCCGGGATCGACGTTGATGTAGGGATCGAGCTTTTGGATGGTGACCTTAAGCCCCCGGGCCTGGAGCAGCGCCCCAATGGAGGCGGCGGCCAGCCCCTTGCCCAGGGAGGACAGCACCCCCCCCGTAACGAAAATAAATTTGGTCTTCATTGCTGATGCCGTCCTTGATGTGTGCTGTTTGAGCCGCGCCGGCGGACCCGGCGGCCCGCGCCGAAACATTCCGGCCCCCTCACGCGGGTCCGGTTGACGCGGTCGGGGCGGCCCCTTATGTTCAGCCGCGCAAAGTAAGCCTTTGGGCGCAATTTTTCAAGGAACCCCCTGGAGGACCCCTATGGCGCAGGTGCGCACCCTCGTGATCACCGGTTACGGCACCAACTGCGAAGTGGAATCGGCTCATGCCGCGCGCATGGCCGGTTCCGACGTCACGGACATCGTCTTCTTCTCCGACATCATCGCCGGCCGGACGCGGATCGACGCCTATAATTTTCTGATTTTTCCAGGCGGGTTTCTCGACGGCGACGATCTGGGCGCGGCCCAAGCCGCCGCAGTGCGTTGGAAACACGCCCAAACCGCGGCCGGCGAATCGCTGCTTGGACAATTGAAAACTTTTTTCGAAGCCGGCGGACTCATCCTCGGCATCTGCAACGGATTTCAGCTGCTGGTCAAGCTCGGGCTGCTGCCGGCCCTTGGCGGCGACTATTTCGCCCGGCAGGTGAGCCTGGCCAACAACGACTCGGCCCGGTTCGAGGACCGATGGGTGACGCTCGCCGCCAATCCGGCCAGCCCCTGCGTGTTCACCCGGGGCGTCGTGCGCCTGGATCTGCCCGTGCGCCACGGCGAAGGCAAGCTCGTGCCCATGTCCCCGGCCGTGCTCGACGACCTCGTGCGCACCGGGGCCGTGGCCCTGACCTACGCCGACCCGGCCTCGGGCGCGGCCACCATGGAATACCCGGCCAACCCCAACGGTTCGCCCCACGCCATCGCCGGCCTGACCGACCCCTCCGGGCGCATTCTGGGACTCATGCCCCATCCCGAGGCCTTCAACCACCCCACCAACCATCCGGGCTATACCCGGGGCGAACACCCCATGCTCGGCACCGTGCTGTTCGAAAACGCCGTGGCCCATCTGCGCGCTTCGGCCGAGTAAGCCGGCACGCGGTTACGCCCCAGCGCGCGTTTTGCGCCTCATTCGGGCGGAGGCACCATGGACAAAATCAATCTTGCGGAAAAGTTCGGACTTTTCGACGGCTACTGGGACCCGAAAATCATCGGGGAATGTAACGACGCCCACATCAAGCTGGCCAAGCTCAAAGGGACCTTCGACTGGCACCACCACGAAAATGAAGACGAACTGTTTTTCGTGGTGGCCGGCCGGTTGACCATCCATTTCCGAGACCGCTCCATCGACCTCGGCCCAGGGGAGCTCATCGTCATCCCCAAGGGGATGGACCACTGCCCCGAGGCGCGGCAGGAAGTCCGGGTCATGCTCATCGAGCCCAAAGGGACACTGAATACCGGCAATGTCGTGACGGAAAAGACCCGGGCCACGTTGGCGCGTATTTGAGCCCCTGCCGTTTTACCGGAGCGTGCGCCACCCGTGCGCCTCTGCCCAGAGAGGAATTCCATGGCCCTGCAACCGGCCCGTCGATTTGCCGCCGGCGTTGTCGACACGCCCCCTGCCCCGCCGGGCTGGGACAGCTTCGAGGCGGTGATGGCGCTTGCCCTGGAAAAAGCCCGGGAAGCGGCCGCCCAGGGCGAAGCGCCGGTCGGCGCGGTGGTGCTCTCGGCGGCGGGCGAACTGCTCGGCGCGGCCGGCAATGCGCCCATTACGCGCCACGACCCGACGGCCCACGCCGAGATCCTGGTCCTGCGCCAGGCCGCGGCCCACGTCGGCAATTACCGTCTGCCGGGCTCGATTATGGTCGTGACCCTGGAGCCGTGCGTCATGTGCCTGGGGGCCATGATCCACGCCCGGGTGGGCCTGCTCGTCTACGGGGCCTCCGACCCGCGCACCGGAGCCATCGCCTCGATGCTGCCCGGTCCGGACCTGCCTTTTTTCAACCACCGCTTCGATGTGGTGTCCGGGGTGCTTAAGGACAGCTGCGGCGGGCTGTTGCGGGACTTCTTCCGGGAGCGACGCAGCCAGTCGGCTGGCAAAGACAGCGAATAAACGCTTGCCAAGATCACCCAAGGGGTGTATTTTTCTAAATTCGTTGCACGTCTTTCCTTGACGAGCGGAGAGGTACCGAAGTGGTCGTAACGGGCCCGACTCGAAATCGGGTTGTCGGCTAATAACCGGCACGTGGGTTCGAATCCCACCCTCTCCGCCATTACAGCTTCTAATCAAGCCCCGCAGGTTCCAACACCCCTTCGGGGCTTGTTTTTTTGGGCTCATTTCTTCCAATGAGCTCTTTGCGTTTCATTGACAGCCGAGACACGTTTGGGGCAAAAACGGGGCAAAATCTGGCCTGACGCCGTTATTGAGTGAATTTTGCCCCACCTCATCGAAGTGAAGATTCCCCTAATTCTTTCAAGCAAACTGTTCGGATACTCTCGGTGTATTCCGGCGTCCTTGCCCCGCTCTCGAAACGTGTTCCTCCGTGGTCCCGCGTCTCGCCGGACGCATATAATATGACTGTCACCCGTTTCGCGCCGAGCCCCACCGGTTTTCTGCACCTGGGGCACGCCTTTTCGGCGCTCACCGCCTTTTGCGCGGCGCGGGAAGCCGGCGGACGTTTCTTGCTGCGCATCGAGGACATCGACCCCGTGCGCTGCAAGCCGGCCTACGCCCAGGCGATGCTCGACGATTTGCACTGGCTGGGGCTGACCTGGGAGGAGCCCGTGCGAGTCCAGTCCGCGCATATGGCGGATTACGCGGCGGCGCTTGACCTTCTTCGCGCAAGGGGCCTCATGTATCCCTGCTTTTGCACGCGCCGCGAAATCGGGGAACTCGCCGCACCCCAGGAAAACGACGACGTCGGCCCCATTTATCCGGGCACCTGCCGCAACCTGTCCGAATCCGACCGCGCGGCGCTTGCCCGAACGCGCCCCTGCGTCTGGCGGCTGGACATGGCCCGGGCCTGCGCCCAGGCGGGCGAACTGACCTGGAACGACGCGGCGCGGGGGGAAATACGGGCCGCCCCAGCCCGTTTTGGCGATGTCGTGCTGGCCCGCAAGGACGTTTTGACAAGCTACCATCTCAGTGTCACGGTCGACGACGCCTTGCAGGGTGTCACCCTTGTCACCCGAGGCGAGGACTTGTTCGCGGCCACGGATATCCATCGTCTGTTGCAGGCTCTGTTGGATCTGCCGACGCCCCGTTACCGCCATCATCCGCTTTTGCGCGATGCGACGGGCCGCCGCTATGCCAAGCGCGACAAGTCCCTGACGCTGCGCGCCCTGCGTGAAGCCGGAAAAACACCGGCTGCGGTGCGCGAGATGGCCGGCTTTCCCCGCTTTCCTCTTTGAAGGCGTACTGTCGCAACGCGCCGCTGAAACGCCTCGCCGGGCATAGAGGGAATCCTCGGGAGGGGAGTTTTCGGCGCAGGCAGGACAAACGCTGGTGTATTGCCAAAACCACGCTGTCCAAGTATGATAAAATTTGACGGGAAAGTACAATTCCAGTATTGAAAAAAAAGACGCACCTGGAAGCCCCGAGCACGAATGCGGAGCCCCTGACGCGCAAAGGTCCCTCCAAGCGTTCTACCAAGTTGTCTCTTTCCCCGCGCCTTGATCCCCCCACTGGGCACTCGCCTCCAGGCGGGACCCTCTTGGCTACGAGGAATTGCGTTCGCCATTTAACCGCGTGGAGTTTCTTTGTCGTTTCCTTCCTTAACCATCGGTGACTTGTTCCTCCCCATGGCTATCATCCAGGGGGGCATGGGCGTCGGGATTTCACTCTCCGGCCTGGCTTCCGCCGTGGCCGCTTCCGGCGGCCTCGGTGTTATTTCAGCGGCGGGCATCGGCATGAATGAGCCGGATTTCGCTTCCAATTATATCGAAGCCAACAACCGGGCCCTTACCCGAGAAATCCGGGCCGTCCGCGCCAAAACCACCGGAGCCCTCGGCATCAATATCATGGTGGCCATGGCCAACTTCGCCGAACTGGTCAAAACAGCCATCAGGGAAAATGTCGACGTCATTTTTTCCGGAGCCGGCCTGCCTCTCGATCTCCCCTCCCACCTGACCGAAGGCTCCAAGACCAAACTCGTGCCCATCGTTTCCTCGGCCCGGGCCGCCATCATCCTGTGCCGAAAATGGTTGTCGCGTTTTGGCCGCACCCCGGACGGGTTCGTGGTGGAAGGCCCCATGGCCGGTGGGCACCTGGGGTTCAAAGCCGAACAGATCGATGATCCAGCCTTTCTCCTGGAGAACCTCGTGTCCGAGGTCGTCACCGGACTTGCCCCCTACACCGCGCCGAACGGCCTGCCCATACCGGTCATCGCCGCCGGCGGTGTGTACACCGGCGCCGACATCCACCGCTTCATCAAACTTGGCGCGTCCGGCGTCCAGATGGGAACCCGCTTTGTAGCCACCGACGAATGTGAC
Proteins encoded in this window:
- a CDS encoding PTS sugar transporter subunit IIA gives rise to the protein MRLEDYLQPDFVIGELVSESKPDVLAELIAPMKARWPDFDDVRARQVLLDRENLGTTGIGDGVAIPHGKMENLEQIVIVVGRSLKGVNFDALDFKPCRIFFLVLAPEHVAGLHLRILAHISRLLSDESFRHAFMSAENDAALWQVLTAAA
- the raiA gene encoding ribosome-associated translation inhibitor RaiA, which gives rise to MNITFNFKNFEPSDHLRDYARKRFEKLAKYTVATDASELQVNLAVEKTRQMADVIFLADNMHISAHEASEDMYSTIDLILDKVEAQAKKFREKQKDRRRQKAEVVHTQVISISEDAAGARTPTIVQTDDYEPKPMAVEEAAMQLESLKYEFMVFINSETDRPNVIYRLRNGDFGLIDPGTGA
- the rpoN gene encoding RNA polymerase factor sigma-54, which codes for MALELRQQLKLSQQLVMTPQLQQAIKLLQLSRLELLESVQQELLENPLLEESIDEDRQPESTMAEDNLGPSGDSSEVAMEKELLKNAEWDDYLGDFASTGRQAQSRESEIPEEGMAFDARLASKPSLEGHIGWQMRLSNFTPKQLEIGETIVGSLNSSGYLCASLEELAQMATTSVEAVEEVLHRLQRFDPVGVAARTPSECLLTQIEVFGYEDTILIELVRDHLEDLEKKRYKPLAKKFHITMEKLKEYLELIQTLNPMPGASYGSGDPIYVSPDAFVYKYGEDFVILLNEEGMPRLNVNMTYMEGLNPKADKDKDYLQDKMRSAMWLMKSLYQRQRTLYKVLESILKFQREFFEHGVTRLRPLILKDVADDISMHESTVSRITSNKYVATPHGIYELKFFFNSSLDLDDGGTVGSESVKAMIKRIIAGENAKKPISDEAIADMLKEELQINIARRTVAKYRTAMGIESSSKRKEIF
- a CDS encoding HAD-IIIA family hydrolase, translated to MTHDATLAASRAGDIALLVLDVDGVLTDGGLYVDGRGEIAKRFHAQDGLGIKAAQIAGIAVAVISGLDSPAVAARIKELGIAEYHPGHYRKVPILRAIWERTGITPGQTAYLGDDWVDAGPMGLVGLPMAVADAQPEIADLALWMTTRNGGQGAVREAIRFILNASGRLAAAYDWFLRER
- a CDS encoding CTP synthase → MKTKFIFVTGGVLSSLGKGLAAASIGALLQARGLKVTIQKLDPYINVDPGTMNPFQHGEVYVTDDGAETDLDLGHYERFLGVPMSQNNNYTSGRVYFSVIQKERRGDYLGGTVQVIPHITDEIKRAILGVAGDEDVAIIEIGGTVGDIEGQPFLEAIRQLRMDLGRENVLYIHLTLVPYLRVAGEVKTKPTQHSVKELRSIGIQPDIIICRSEVDLTRDLKEKIALFCDVDADAVFTAVDVKDIYELPLNLYNEGVDQKIAILLRLPAKNADLGAWRAMVHRLDNPAGTVSIAIVGKYVDLKEAYKSLHEALVHAGGLAGVSIRFVYVNSEDVTRENAAGHFKGIDGILVPGGFGSRGVEGKIAAIEYARVQGIPFFGICLGMQCAVIEYARHVLGLAGANSEEFDLTTSDPVIYLMREWYDFRTKKIERRDPSCDKGGTMRLGAYPCVVKPDTNAAEAYGAGEISERHRHRYEFNKAYAAAFEESGMVLSGLSPDGELVEMVELPEHPWFLGCQFHPEFKSSPMKPHPLFREFVMAAKRQQGK
- a CDS encoding phosphoribosylformylglycinamidine synthase subunit PurQ, encoding MAQVRTLVITGYGTNCEVESAHAARMAGSDVTDIVFFSDIIAGRTRIDAYNFLIFPGGFLDGDDLGAAQAAAVRWKHAQTAAGESLLGQLKTFFEAGGLILGICNGFQLLVKLGLLPALGGDYFARQVSLANNDSARFEDRWVTLAANPASPCVFTRGVVRLDLPVRHGEGKLVPMSPAVLDDLVRTGAVALTYADPASGAATMEYPANPNGSPHAIAGLTDPSGRILGLMPHPEAFNHPTNHPGYTRGEHPMLGTVLFENAVAHLRASAE
- a CDS encoding cupin domain-containing protein, whose protein sequence is MDKINLAEKFGLFDGYWDPKIIGECNDAHIKLAKLKGTFDWHHHENEDELFFVVAGRLTIHFRDRSIDLGPGELIVIPKGMDHCPEARQEVRVMLIEPKGTLNTGNVVTEKTRATLARI
- the tadA gene encoding tRNA adenosine(34) deaminase TadA; amino-acid sequence: MALQPARRFAAGVVDTPPAPPGWDSFEAVMALALEKAREAAAQGEAPVGAVVLSAAGELLGAAGNAPITRHDPTAHAEILVLRQAAAHVGNYRLPGSIMVVTLEPCVMCLGAMIHARVGLLVYGASDPRTGAIASMLPGPDLPFFNHRFDVVSGVLKDSCGGLLRDFFRERRSQSAGKDSE
- the gluQRS gene encoding tRNA glutamyl-Q(34) synthetase GluQRS, with amino-acid sequence MTVTRFAPSPTGFLHLGHAFSALTAFCAAREAGGRFLLRIEDIDPVRCKPAYAQAMLDDLHWLGLTWEEPVRVQSAHMADYAAALDLLRARGLMYPCFCTRREIGELAAPQENDDVGPIYPGTCRNLSESDRAALARTRPCVWRLDMARACAQAGELTWNDAARGEIRAAPARFGDVVLARKDVLTSYHLSVTVDDALQGVTLVTRGEDLFAATDIHRLLQALLDLPTPRYRHHPLLRDATGRRYAKRDKSLTLRALREAGKTPAAVREMAGFPRFPL
- a CDS encoding nitronate monooxygenase — protein: MSFPSLTIGDLFLPMAIIQGGMGVGISLSGLASAVAASGGLGVISAAGIGMNEPDFASNYIEANNRALTREIRAVRAKTTGALGINIMVAMANFAELVKTAIRENVDVIFSGAGLPLDLPSHLTEGSKTKLVPIVSSARAAIILCRKWLSRFGRTPDGFVVEGPMAGGHLGFKAEQIDDPAFLLENLVSEVVTGLAPYTAPNGLPIPVIAAGGVYTGADIHRFIKLGASGVQMGTRFVATDECDADERFKQSYIDAREEDLMIIKSPVGMPGRAIRNDFLKSAAHGDKKPPSCPYRCILSCDHQKAPYCITLALANAQKGRLKYGFAFAGKNAWRVDRIMPVAELFDELATQYAQAEAAAM